From the Oleiphilus messinensis genome, one window contains:
- a CDS encoding VWA domain-containing protein: MDPVDARIGTEPEQPITEKERRWRLVLGGEDQSNLDERDQRLSSALGALYSSPENKGRKGRGSLNRSAPAVSKWLGDIREFFPSSVVQVIQRDAFERLGLKEMLMEPEFLSAIEADVHLIADLISLRSVMPEKTIATAREVIQKVVDELMARLEQKTAEAIRGAINKSKRTFRPRFADIDWPRTISANLRHYQHEYQTIVPEKLIGFMRQQRRIVDLDEVILCVDQSGSMASSVVYSAIFAAVMASIPAVKTKLICFDTAIVDLTDDLEDPVSVLFGVQLGGGTDINQAIAYCETKIEHPAKTHLILITDLYEGGDAESLKGRIANLIRQDVNVITLLALSDDGRPSYDANLAADFAALGSPVFACTPDQFPDLMATALKREDILDWAADQEIKAVRASE, from the coding sequence ATGGACCCAGTAGACGCTCGTATCGGTACCGAACCAGAACAACCCATAACCGAAAAAGAACGCCGTTGGCGTTTGGTATTGGGTGGTGAAGACCAGAGTAATCTGGATGAACGAGATCAACGCCTCTCCAGTGCGCTGGGTGCGCTCTATAGTAGCCCGGAAAACAAGGGTAGAAAAGGCAGGGGCAGTCTGAATCGCTCTGCGCCAGCCGTATCAAAATGGCTAGGTGACATTCGGGAGTTTTTCCCGAGTTCCGTAGTACAAGTAATTCAACGGGATGCATTTGAACGTTTGGGCCTGAAAGAAATGCTGATGGAACCGGAATTCCTCTCAGCCATCGAAGCGGATGTTCATTTGATTGCCGATTTGATTAGCTTGCGCTCTGTGATGCCGGAGAAAACCATTGCGACGGCACGGGAGGTGATCCAGAAAGTTGTAGACGAATTGATGGCCCGTCTGGAACAAAAAACGGCTGAGGCCATTCGAGGTGCGATCAATAAATCCAAACGCACTTTCCGCCCTCGCTTTGCCGATATTGACTGGCCCCGGACGATCAGTGCCAACTTGCGCCACTACCAGCACGAATACCAAACCATCGTACCGGAAAAACTAATCGGTTTTATGCGCCAACAGCGCCGCATCGTTGATTTGGATGAGGTGATACTCTGTGTTGACCAGTCCGGCTCGATGGCCTCATCCGTCGTCTACAGCGCCATTTTCGCGGCCGTGATGGCTTCGATTCCTGCGGTTAAAACCAAACTGATTTGTTTTGATACGGCAATCGTCGATCTGACCGATGACCTGGAAGATCCCGTTAGCGTCTTGTTTGGCGTGCAACTGGGGGGTGGAACCGATATCAATCAGGCCATTGCCTACTGCGAAACCAAAATCGAACATCCCGCAAAAACCCATTTGATATTGATTACCGATTTATATGAAGGGGGTGATGCGGAAAGCTTGAAAGGGCGAATAGCGAACCTCATCCGTCAGGATGTGAATGTCATTACACTGCTGGCATTGAGCGATGATGGTCGCCCCTCCTACGATGCAAACCTGGCGGCAGACTTTGCTGCACTGGGGTCACCGGTTTTTGCCTGTACACCGGATCAATTCCCCGACTTAATGGCCACGGCCCTGAAACGAGAGGATATTCTGGACTGGGCAGCAGATCAGGAAATAAAAGCAGTGAGGGCTTCGGAATAG